CGGCGTCCAATCGTAGATCGGCCATTGCCGCCCTTTCATCGATGAATATCCCCACCCTCAAGCTGCGCTTGCAGCTCGGCGTGGATGCTGAGATAGGCCTCTGCCCGTCGTTCGAGCGGTTGCTCTTCGATCACCGTGAGCTGCGAAAGCAGACCATCGTCTCGCGATGGGGCTTCACTCGGAAAATCGTTCATGGGTTCAAGGCTACCGCGTCGCTCACATATCCCCGCCTCGCGGGGCGCATTTCTGCTCGTGGGGCGCATTTTTTTGCACCCCACGACGAAGAATGCACCCCACGAGCCGGGGATGCCTCCGCGATTACGAGTACAGTTCCGCCGGAACCTCGAGGCCGTAAATGGCCAAGCCTGAGCCCCAGATAACGTGGCACCCTGCCCGCAGAAGGTTGAGTTTGTCGTCGCCGTGACGCACAATCTCGACAACGTTCGAACGCATCCGCACCTCAGCATCCCCAACACGCACGCTGTTCTCTTTTGCGTTCACAACAGACTCAGGATACGGCTCGTGCAATTCGCGCAGGTCACCAAGGATGAAATCGGGACGCATCGTCTTATCGGCGGCAAGTAACTGCTTCGCTCGATCAACTCCGGTCATGACATGGACCGAGCGGATGCCGGCACGCTGGGCGCCAAGGATGTCAGTATCCAGGCGGTCTCCAATCATGAGGGCATTTCGAGATCCAAAGCGTTGGAACGCCTCGTCAAAAATCGCCACCTCAGGCTTACCCGCAAAAACGGGGAGCCGACCAACCGCGGTGTGCACTGCCGACACGAGCGTGCCGTTGCCGGGGGCGAGCCCGCGGGCCACGGGGATAGTCCAGTCAGTGTTTGTTGCGACCCACGGAATACCGGTTTCGCCCTCTGGCGCGGCAAGCGCAAATGCTGCCTCAGCCAGCTGGGTCCAGCCGACCTCTGGGGCAAATCCTTGGATGACCGCGGCAGGCGCATCATCGGCCGAACGTGTGACCGTAAAACCGGCGCGCTCAACCTCAACAACGAGCCCGTCGCCACCAACTACCAACACCGTAGAACCGGCAGGAACGAGCTCAGCGAGGAGCGTCACCGCCGCCTGCGGGGAGGTCACAACATCCGAAGGAGCAACGTTTAGCCCAAGGTCGCTCAGATGAGTTGCAACGGTTGCGTCTGTTCGTGAGGCGTTGTTTGTGATGTAAGCAACACGAACCGACTCCGCCGCCGCGTTGAGGCTCTCAACCGCGTGCGGAAGCGCCGCTGGCCCCTTATAGACAACCCCGTCAAGATCGGCGAGTACCAAGTCGATGCTGTGGAGGGGCGAGGGTCCGTTAGGAGTGGTCTTCTGGCGAAAGAGCGCCATCGTTGTCACCGCTTTCGTTAGGGGTCTCGGTCGTCTGGATATCTGTTGTATCGCCGTCTGCCGTCGCCGACACTGACGGTGCGGCGTCCGTGTCCGCAGAGTCTTCCGGCGCAGCGTCTACGTCAGCTGCGCCAACTGCGTCAACTGCGTCAACTGCGTCAACTGCCGCAGCGTCTCGCAGCACAGCATCCACCGACACAGCGTGTGCATCTTCGGTTTCTGTAGCCTCGATTTCGGTAGCCTCGATTTCGGTCGGCTCCACTGCCGGCACCTCAACGCTCTCTCCCTCTGACCGTTCCAAGCTGCCCGAATCGCCCTCAGCCAGCGCGTCAGCCGCCGTGCTATCGCTATCGCTATCGTCTTCAGCATCAGCATCAGCATCAGCATCAGCATCAGCATCAGCATCTACAACTGTCTCAGCATCAAGTCCTTCATTTTCCCACTCTTCGAGCTCACGACGTTCGGCCTCGGCGATTGCCTCAGCTTCACGACGAGCAGCCTCCCGTGCTGGAGCTTCGGCTTCCCACTTCGCCGCTGCATCTGCCGAGTCGATCTCGTAGGCAAGCTCCTCGTCGAAGACGTCAAGAATGTCCATGGTCTCGTCGTTGCCGTACTTCTCCTGAAGCGCCTCAAACGCAATTTCGGCGCGCTTGCGCCACACAGCGGCCTCGTCAACCCGTCCGAGCTCCTCGAGGACCTCACCGTAGGCAGCAAACAGGTCGGGGCTGAAGCTGTACGCACGGTTGGGGTCGAGCTGCGGAATCTCGAGCTCGTCAAGGGCCCGATCTGGCTGTCCCTGGTCAAGACGCGCCCCGGAAAGTGCAATTGCAACCGAGACCTGCACGTCGGCAGGAAGGCTGCTTCGCTCAACGGTTGTGCCGAGTTCAAGAGCCTTGTCTGGACGTCCAAGGCCTCGTTCGCAGTCAATCATGAGCGCAAGCTGGTTGTCGGATCCCGAGATACGGCGGTAGGTGCGCAGCTCGCGAAGGGCCAAGGCAAAATCACCCGTCGTGTACGCCGTGATCGCCAACGTCTCACGGACA
The DNA window shown above is from Lysinibacter cavernae and carries:
- a CDS encoding HAD-IIA family hydrolase encodes the protein MALFRQKTTPNGPSPLHSIDLVLADLDGVVYKGPAALPHAVESLNAAAESVRVAYITNNASRTDATVATHLSDLGLNVAPSDVVTSPQAAVTLLAELVPAGSTVLVVGGDGLVVEVERAGFTVTRSADDAPAAVIQGFAPEVGWTQLAEAAFALAAPEGETGIPWVATNTDWTIPVARGLAPGNGTLVSAVHTAVGRLPVFAGKPEVAIFDEAFQRFGSRNALMIGDRLDTDILGAQRAGIRSVHVMTGVDRAKQLLAADKTMRPDFILGDLRELHEPYPESVVNAKENSVRVGDAEVRMRSNVVEIVRHGDDKLNLLRAGCHVIWGSGLAIYGLEVPAELYS